A window of Pseudomonas monteilii contains these coding sequences:
- a CDS encoding heptose kinase yields the protein MKLILAEPFARLWAGRDPFEAVEGLQGVVYRELEARRTLRTEVDGKGYFVKIHRGIGWGEIAKNLLTAKLPVLGAGQEWRALERLHQAGVPTMTAVAYGERGDNPATQHSFIVTEELAPTISLEDYSLDWVRQPPAPRLKRALIAEVANMTGTMHRAGVNHRDCYICHFLLHTDRPVTADDLKLSLIDLHRAQTRAATPRRWRDKDLAGLYFSALDIGLTRRDLLRFLKGYFRAPLRTILAEEAALLAALRGKANKLYARKQRYGDAL from the coding sequence ATGAAACTGATACTGGCCGAACCCTTCGCGCGGCTGTGGGCCGGACGCGACCCCTTCGAGGCGGTCGAGGGCCTGCAGGGCGTGGTCTACCGGGAACTGGAGGCGCGCCGTACGCTGCGCACCGAAGTCGACGGCAAGGGCTACTTCGTCAAGATCCATCGCGGCATCGGCTGGGGCGAGATCGCCAAGAACCTGCTCACCGCCAAGCTGCCGGTACTCGGCGCCGGTCAGGAGTGGCGCGCGCTCGAACGCCTGCACCAGGCCGGCGTACCGACCATGACCGCCGTGGCCTACGGCGAGCGCGGCGACAACCCGGCCACTCAGCACTCGTTCATCGTCACCGAAGAGCTGGCACCGACCATCAGCCTCGAGGACTACAGCCTCGACTGGGTACGCCAGCCGCCTGCCCCTCGGCTCAAGCGCGCGCTGATCGCCGAGGTCGCGAACATGACCGGCACCATGCACCGGGCCGGGGTCAACCACCGCGACTGCTACATCTGCCATTTCCTGTTGCACACCGACCGGCCGGTGACCGCCGACGACCTGAAGCTGTCGCTCATCGACCTGCACCGGGCCCAGACGCGTGCCGCCACGCCCCGGCGCTGGCGCGACAAGGACCTGGCCGGCCTGTACTTCTCGGCCCTGGACATCGGCCTGACCCGCCGTGACCTGCTGCGCTTTCTCAAAGGTTATTTCCGCGCGCCGCTGCGCACGATCCTGGCCGAAGAGGCCGCATTGCTCGCGGCCTTGCGTGGCAAGGCCAACAAGCTCTATGCCCGCAAGCAACGCTACGGGGACGCGCTCTGA
- a CDS encoding serine/threonine protein kinase: MRLSELKQAGRTPEVPLSITLADAAGSAELQLLSLLRVLPGQRYVGAGIWRGRTVLAKLLVGPSAARHFQRELEGVRLLAAQGLSTPQLLADGLSEGEGGWLLFDYLEQAHSLGDAWAAVEARAPLDDAQQEVLGQALEAVAKLHAKGLWQEDLHLDNLLRQGDTLYLIDGAGIKAETPGQPLSRQRVLENLGVFFAQLPKRLEPYTEELLVHYLLANAEHALPLEALQKQVNKVRAWRLSDYLDKAGRECTLFSVERSLSGLRAVQRDQLPTLLPVLEQADALIERGHLYKTGGAATVARIESGGRQLVLKRYNIKDVAHWFKRFWRPSRAWHSWIEGQRLTFLDIATPRPLAVLEHRVLGLRQRAYLVTEYVDGPDLIACFAPFVDSGDAPEAQVQALVELMQRLIQERISHGDLKGHNLFWQDDRWSLIDLDAMCQHSSQMSFASAQARDRARLLRNWPTDSALYRRLDQLLPRAGS; the protein is encoded by the coding sequence ATGCGCTTGTCTGAACTGAAACAGGCTGGCCGCACCCCCGAGGTGCCGCTGTCCATCACATTGGCCGATGCGGCAGGCAGCGCCGAGCTGCAGCTGCTGAGTCTGCTGCGGGTGTTGCCCGGGCAGCGCTATGTCGGGGCCGGTATCTGGCGCGGCCGTACGGTGCTGGCCAAGCTGCTGGTCGGCCCGAGCGCGGCACGGCATTTCCAGCGCGAGCTGGAGGGTGTACGGCTGCTGGCGGCCCAAGGCTTGAGCACGCCACAGTTACTGGCCGACGGGCTGAGCGAAGGCGAGGGCGGCTGGCTGCTCTTCGACTACCTGGAGCAGGCCCACAGCCTGGGCGATGCCTGGGCCGCGGTCGAAGCGCGGGCGCCCCTGGACGATGCGCAGCAGGAGGTCCTGGGGCAGGCCCTGGAAGCGGTGGCCAAGTTGCATGCCAAAGGGCTCTGGCAGGAAGACCTGCACCTGGACAACCTGTTGCGCCAGGGCGATACGCTGTACCTCATCGACGGGGCCGGCATCAAGGCCGAAACCCCTGGTCAGCCCCTGTCGCGCCAGCGCGTGCTGGAAAACCTCGGCGTGTTCTTCGCCCAGCTGCCGAAACGCCTGGAGCCCTATACCGAGGAGTTGCTGGTGCACTACCTGCTGGCCAACGCCGAGCACGCGTTGCCGCTGGAGGCCTTGCAGAAGCAGGTGAACAAGGTCCGGGCCTGGCGCCTGAGCGATTACCTCGACAAGGCGGGGCGCGAATGCACGCTGTTCAGCGTCGAGCGCAGCCTGTCCGGTCTGCGTGCGGTGCAGCGTGATCAGCTACCGACGCTGCTACCGGTTCTGGAGCAGGCCGACGCGTTGATCGAGCGGGGGCATCTCTACAAGACCGGCGGCGCCGCCACGGTGGCGCGGATCGAGAGCGGCGGTCGCCAGCTGGTACTCAAGCGCTACAACATCAAGGACGTGGCGCACTGGTTCAAGCGCTTCTGGCGTCCGAGCCGTGCCTGGCATTCCTGGATCGAAGGCCAGCGCCTGACCTTCCTCGACATCGCTACGCCGCGCCCCTTGGCCGTGCTCGAGCACCGGGTCCTGGGCCTGCGCCAGCGCGCCTACCTGGTGACCGAGTACGTCGATGGCCCTGACCTGATCGCGTGCTTCGCGCCGTTCGTCGACAGCGGTGATGCGCCCGAGGCGCAGGTCCAGGCGCTGGTCGAGCTGATGCAGCGGCTGATCCAGGAACGGATCAGCCACGGCGATCTGAAAGGTCACAACCTGTTCTGGCAGGACGATCGCTGGTCGTTGATCGACCTGGACGCCATGTGTCAGCACAGTTCGCAGATGAGCTTCGCTTCGGCCCAGGCCCGCGACCGTGCGCGCCTGCTGCGCAACTGGCCGACCGACAGCGCGCTGTATCGGCGCCTGGATCAGCTGTTGCCGCGCGCGGGCTCGTAA
- a CDS encoding lipopolysaccharide kinase, with the protein MTDYLADAERALLQRHGLDDFDALWSLQLEAVDEPNTGRGGWSSVYRLELEGKGYYLKRQSNYLTHTLHRPLGEPTFAREFRNIARYQKLGIPALQAVFYGQRKVGGECCALLMTRALDEWTDLDHLLEQWPHLDTAQRQGILQACGRLARTLHAAGQVHGCFYPKHIFLRARSEGWQAQLIDLEKTRPLLFGLRDRLKDLEPLLRRAPIWTEQDRRVLLSSYLEQAPDSALVETWQARLTQRRRHKETR; encoded by the coding sequence ATGACCGACTACCTGGCCGATGCCGAGCGCGCCCTGTTGCAGCGCCATGGCCTGGACGATTTCGACGCGCTCTGGTCGCTGCAGCTCGAGGCCGTCGACGAGCCCAACACCGGGCGCGGCGGCTGGAGCAGCGTCTATCGCCTGGAGCTGGAGGGCAAGGGCTACTACCTCAAGCGCCAGAGCAATTACCTGACGCACACCCTGCACCGCCCGTTGGGCGAGCCGACCTTCGCCCGCGAGTTTCGCAACATCGCGCGTTACCAGAAACTCGGCATCCCGGCCCTGCAGGCGGTGTTCTACGGTCAGCGTAAGGTGGGCGGCGAATGCTGCGCCCTGTTGATGACCCGCGCGCTGGATGAGTGGACCGATCTGGATCACCTGCTGGAGCAATGGCCGCATCTGGACACTGCGCAGCGCCAGGGTATCCTCCAGGCCTGCGGACGGCTGGCGCGCACGCTGCACGCGGCAGGCCAGGTGCATGGTTGCTTCTATCCCAAGCATATTTTCCTGCGCGCGCGCAGCGAGGGCTGGCAGGCGCAATTGATCGACCTGGAGAAGACCCGGCCGCTGTTGTTCGGCCTGCGTGATCGGCTCAAGGACCTGGAGCCGCTGCTGCGTCGAGCCCCGATCTGGACGGAACAGGACCGGCGCGTCCTGCTGTCGAGCTACCTCGAACAGGCGCCCGACAGCGCGCTGGTCGAGACTTGGCAGGCCCGACTGACCCAGCGGCGACGCCACAAGGAGACGCGTTGA
- a CDS encoding heptose kinase yields MAGWTLAPDYQHLADDFGSLDAVFALQGERLTRDPLSEVVRVQRDGVNYYVKRYTGAGKGLRRYLGRPRIKAEWQNLKQFAKWHIPTAEVVAWGLERNGLAFGRGAMITRELPRTEDLSVLAERNDPRLADRAWVAHISDQLAQHTRVMHQHHFTHNDLKWRNLLVDDQATVYFIDCPTGDFWRGFMLRHRLIKDLACLDKVAKYHLSATQRLRFYLRYRGHARLTTADKRRVRQVVAFFEGRE; encoded by the coding sequence ATGGCCGGCTGGACACTGGCACCGGACTACCAGCACTTGGCAGACGACTTCGGCAGCCTCGACGCGGTATTCGCCTTGCAGGGCGAGCGCCTGACCCGCGACCCCCTGAGCGAAGTGGTCCGCGTCCAGCGCGATGGGGTCAACTACTACGTCAAGCGCTACACCGGCGCGGGCAAGGGCCTGCGCCGCTACCTGGGGCGCCCGCGGATCAAGGCCGAGTGGCAGAACCTCAAGCAGTTCGCCAAGTGGCACATCCCGACCGCCGAGGTGGTCGCCTGGGGGCTGGAGCGCAACGGCCTGGCCTTCGGTCGCGGGGCAATGATCACCCGCGAGCTGCCGCGCACCGAAGACCTCTCGGTGCTGGCCGAGCGCAACGACCCACGCCTGGCCGACCGCGCCTGGGTGGCGCATATCAGCGATCAGCTGGCGCAGCACACCCGGGTCATGCACCAGCACCACTTCACCCACAACGATTTGAAGTGGCGCAACCTCCTGGTCGACGACCAGGCCACGGTGTACTTCATCGATTGCCCGACCGGCGACTTCTGGCGCGGCTTCATGCTGCGTCACCGGCTCATCAAGGACCTGGCGTGCCTGGACAAGGTCGCCAAATACCATCTTTCAGCCACGCAGCGACTGCGGTTCTACCTGCGCTATCGCGGGCATGCCCGCCTCACCACGGCGGACAAGCGCCGGGTGCGCCAGGTCGTGGCTTTCTTCGAGGGGCGGGAATGA
- a CDS encoding glucosyltransferase I RfaG (catalyzes the addition of the first glucose residue to the LPS core): protein MQLAFVLYKYFPFGGLQRDFMRIALECQARGHQIRVYTLIWEGDVPPGFEVNVAPVKALFNHRRNEKLSAWMAADLARRPVDRLIGFNKMPGLDVYYAADGCFEDKAQTLRGGLYRRWGRYRHFADYERAVFGREASTEILMISEVQQPLFVKHYGTPAERFHLLPPGISPDRRRPADAASIRAQFRREFKLADDDLLLVQIGSGFKTKGVDRSLKALAALPPALRKRTRLMVIGQDDPKVFQLQSTALGLGEHVQFLKGRSDIPRFLLGADLLIHPAYNENTGTVLLEAVVAGLPVLVSKVCGYAHYIAEADSGQVLDEPFEQAQLDDCLRRMLEDDAARAQWSRNGVAFADSADLYSMPQRAADVILGQETP, encoded by the coding sequence CATGCGCATCGCCCTGGAGTGCCAGGCACGGGGTCACCAGATCCGCGTGTACACCCTGATCTGGGAAGGCGACGTGCCGCCCGGCTTCGAGGTGAACGTGGCCCCGGTCAAGGCGCTGTTCAACCACCGGCGCAACGAGAAGCTCAGCGCGTGGATGGCGGCGGACCTGGCACGGCGCCCGGTCGATCGCCTGATCGGCTTCAACAAGATGCCGGGCCTGGACGTCTACTACGCTGCCGACGGCTGTTTCGAGGACAAGGCGCAGACCCTGCGCGGCGGGCTGTACCGCCGTTGGGGCCGCTACCGGCACTTCGCCGACTACGAGCGCGCGGTGTTCGGGCGCGAGGCGAGCACCGAGATCCTGATGATCTCCGAGGTGCAGCAGCCGTTGTTCGTCAAGCATTACGGCACACCGGCCGAGCGCTTTCACCTGTTGCCCCCCGGCATCTCCCCGGACCGTCGCCGCCCGGCCGATGCCGCGTCCATCCGCGCGCAGTTCCGCCGTGAATTCAAGCTGGCCGACGATGACCTGCTGCTGGTGCAGATCGGCTCGGGCTTCAAGACCAAGGGCGTCGACCGCAGCCTCAAGGCGCTCGCCGCGTTGCCGCCAGCCTTGCGCAAACGCACCCGGCTGATGGTGATCGGCCAGGACGACCCCAAGGTCTTCCAGTTGCAGAGCACCGCGCTGGGGCTGGGCGAACACGTGCAGTTCCTCAAGGGGCGCAGCGACATCCCGCGCTTCCTGCTGGGCGCCGACCTGCTGATCCACCCGGCCTACAACGAGAACACCGGCACGGTCCTGCTCGAAGCCGTGGTCGCCGGCCTGCCGGTGCTGGTCTCGAAGGTCTGCGGCTACGCCCATTACATCGCCGAGGCCGACAGTGGCCAGGTGCTGGACGAGCCGTTCGAGCAAGCGCAGCTCGACGACTGCCTGCGCCGCATGCTCGAAGACGATGCCGCCCGTGCCCAGTGGTCGCGCAATGGTGTGGCCTTCGCCGACAGCGCCGACCTCTACAGCATGCCGCAGCGCGCCGCCGACGTGATCCTCGGGCAGGAGACTCCATGA